CCCAGCGGCGCAAGGGCGCGATGCTGGTCGATCAGCAACTGGCTGACCACCGCCGTTGAGGAAAGGGCGAGGACGGAACCCAGCACCAGCGCCACGCTGGGCGGATATCCCACGAGGATCGCGCCGAACGCGAGCGGCACGCCGCACAGCACGACCTGCAGGCAGCCGACGCCGAACACCTCGCGCCGCAGCGCCCACAGGCGCGCGGTGGAGAACTCCAGACCCAGCAGGAACAGGAGGAATACGATTCCGAGCTCGCCGAAGGGCGCCGCCCGCTCCGGGCTGGAGATCGTGATAAAGCGTATCAGCGGCAACGTATCGGCGAGGCGGCCGAGCCCATGTGGCCCCACCAGCGCGCCCACCGCGATGAACCCCACCACGGCCCCGATGCGGGCGCGATGGAATAGCGGCACCAGCACGCCCGCGGCGAGGAGATAGACGAACGCATCCTTGAGGAAGCTGTCGTTCACCGCGTCGCCACTCCGCTGCCTTCCACGGCGCCCCACCCCTGTGTGGCAACAAGGACCGACGCAACGCAAGGGGCTGGATCAAATCCACCCCGCGCGCGAGAATGAGACCGCGCCGCCGATCAGTTCGCCAGCGCCGCCTCGATGGCGGAGAGGGCCGCTTCGGCCTTGTCGCCATCCGGTCCGCCGGCCTGGGCCATGTCAGGACGACCGCCGCCGCCCTTGCCGCCCAGCGCCTCGGCGCCGCGACGCACCAGAGCGACCGCATCGACGCGGGCGGTGAGGTCGGCGGTGACGCCCACCACGATGCCCGCCTTGCCATCGGACGTGACGCCGACGATGGCCACCACACCCGAGCCGATCTGCTTCTTGCCCTCGTCCACGAGGCCCTTGAGATCCTTGATCTCGATGCCTTCCACCTGGCGGGCCAAAAGCTTGATGTCGCCGACCGTACGCACGGCGTCCGCCGAGCCCCGGCTGCCGCCCATGGCGAGCTTCTTGCGCGTCTCGGCCAGCTCGCGCTCCAGCTTGCGCCGCTCCTCGACGAGGGCCGCGACGCGCGCCTCCACCTCCGCCACCGGGGCCTTGAGCGCCGAGGCGGTGGCGATGAGCGCGGCATTCGCACCGTTGAGATGCTTGCGGGCCGCGCGGGCGGTGAGCGCCTCGATGCGGCGGACGCCAGACGCCACCGCGCCTTCGGAAACCACGGAGATGAGGCCGATGTCGCCGGTGCGCTTCACATGGGTGCCGCCGCACAGCTCCACCGAATAGGGCGCGCCGTTGCCGTCATCCGTGCCCATGGAGACGACGCGCACCTCCTCGCCGTACTTCTCGCCGAACAGGGCGCGGGCGCCCGACTTGATGGCGTCGTCCACCGCGAGGATGCGGGTTTCCACCGGCTCGTTGCGCAGCACGAAGCGGTTGGCGATCTCCTCTACCTCGGCCACCTCGGCCTCGCTGAGAGGCTTGGGGTGGGAGAAGTCGAAGCGCAGACGATCGGGCGCGACCAGCGAGCCCTTCTGCGCCACATGCTCGCCGAGCACCCGGCGCAGGGCCTCGTGGAGGAGGTGGGTGGCGGAATGGTTGGCGCGCACCGCGGCGCGGCGGCCGTGCTCCACCTCCAGCACCAGAGCGGTGCCGGGCTTGAGCGTGCCGCTCTCCACCTTGACATCGTGCAGGAAGAGGTCGCCCAGCTTCTTCTGGGTGGCCCGCACCTCGACGACGATGCCGCCCTCACCGGTCATGCGGCCGGTGTCACCCACCTGGCCGCCGGATTCGGCATAGAACGGGGTCTGGTTCAGCACCACGAGCCCGGTCTCGCCGGCGTTCAAAGCCCCAATTTCGGCGCCGTCGCGCACCAGGGCGGTGACCACGCCCTCCGCCTTCTCGGTGTCGTAGCCGAGGAAATCGGTGGCGCCGACCTTGTCCCGCACGGCGAACCAGAGCGTGTCGGTGGCGGCCTCGCCGGAGCCGGCCCAGTTGGCGCGGGCTTCCGCCTTCTGGCGGGCCATGGCGGCATCGAACGCATCCGTATCGACGCTGATGCCGCGGGCGCGCAGGGCGTCCTGGGTCAGGTCGAGGGGGAAGCCGTAGGTGTCGTAGAGCTTGAACGCCACGTCGCCGGGGAAGCTGGCGCCCGAGACGAGGCCCTGGCTCTCCTCCTCCAGGATGGACAGGCCGCGCTCCAGCGTGCGGCGGAAGCGCGTTTCCTCCAGCAGCAGCGTCTCTTCCGCCAGCGGCTCGGCGCGCACGATCTCGGGATAGGCCCGGCCCATCTCGCGCACCAGGATGGGCACGAGGCGGTGCATCAGCGGGTCCTTGGCGCCGAGCAGCTGCGCGTGGCGCATGGCGCGGCGCATGATGCGGCGCAGGACATAGCCGCGCCCCTCGTTGGAGGGCAGCACGCCGTCGGCGGTGAGGAAGACGGACGCACGCAAATGATCGGCGATCACCCGGTGACTGGCCTTCTGCGGCCCCTCGGGATCGACGCCGGTGAATTCCGCGACCTCGGCGATGAGGGCGCGCATGAGGTCGGTCTCGTAATTGTCGTGGGTGCCCTGCAGGACGGCTGAGATTCGCTCAAGGCCCATGCCGGTGTCGATGGACGGCCGCGGCAGCCCGACGCGCTCGCCACCCGGCAGCTGCTCATACTGCATGAACACGAGATTCCAGATCTCGATGAAGCGGTCGCCGTCCTGGTCCGCCGAGCCGGGCGGGCCGCCGAAGATGTGCGGGCCGTGGTCGAAGAAGATCTCCGAGCAGGGGCCGCAGGGGCCGGTGTCGCCCATGGACCAGAAATTGTCGGAGGAAGAGATGCGGATGATGCGGTCGTCGGAGAGGCCGGCGATCTTCTTCCACAGGCCGTAGGCTTCCTCGTCCTCGCTGTAGACGGTGACGAGCAGGCGGTCCTTCGGCAGCTCGAAGGTGCGGGTCACGAGGTTCCAGGCAAGCTCGATCGCGCGGTCCTTGAAATAGTCGCCGAACGAGAAATTGCCGAGCATCTCGAAGAAGGTGTGGTGCCGCGCCGTGTAGCCCACATTGTCGAGATCGTTGTGCTTGCCGCCGGCCCTGACGCACTTCTGCGATGTCACCGCCCGCGAATAGGGCCGCTTCTCGACGCCGGTGAAGACGTTCTTGAACTGCACCATGCCGGCATTGGTGAACATCAGCGTGGGGTCGTTGTGCGGCACGAGGGGCGACGAGGCGACGGCCTCGTGGCCCTCCTTGACGAAGTAGTCGATGAAGCTCGACCGGATCTCGTTGACGCCGCTCATGGTGCCGGCACTGTCCTTAGGAGGCCGGGCCTTGCGGCGGCCGGCTCTGGTGATCACTGCGCGCGCCAGCGCCTCGGGCCGGATCGGGGCCGATCCCTCGGGCGTCGCGCGGTTCCCCGGACCTTGCGGCGGGCGGAACCGGGTTCGTTTAACGATGGGTCCGCCGCTTGTCCAGAAACGCCAGGCCACAAGGCCAAGCCGGGCAGACGAAAGGGCACCCGGAACGCGAACGGGCGGAGCCTGTCCGGCCCCGCCCGCGCTGAACCTGTGGACACGGCAGCCGCCACGCCCGAAGTCAGGGTCAGGCGTCGGCGGCCGACCCCTCGGCATCCTCCTCGGGATCGCCGGCGAGGATCTTCTCGGCGATAAGGCCGGCATTCTGGCGGATGGCCGCCTCGATGCGCGCCGCCACCTCCTGGTTCTGCTTCAGGAAGGTCTTGGCGTTCTCGCGGCCCTGGCCGAGGCGCTGGCTGTCGTGGGAGAACCACGCGCCGGACTTCTCCACCACGCCGGCCTTGACGCCGAGATCGAGCAGTTCGCCGGTCTTGGAGACGCCCTCGCCATACATGATGTCGAACTCGACCTGCTTGAAGGGCGGCGCCAGCTTGTTCTTCACCACCTTCACGCGGGTCTGGTTGCCCACCACTTCGTCGCGCTCCTTGATGGCGCCGATGCGGCGGATGTCGAGGCGGATCGAGGCGTAGAACTTCAGCGCGTTGCCGCCGGTGGTGGTCTCCGGCGAGCCATACATCACGCCGATCTTCATCCGGATCTGATTGATGAAGATAACCATGGTGTTGGACTTGGAGATGGAGGCCGTGAGCTTGCGCAGCGCCTGGCTCATGAGGCGGGCCTGCAGGCCGGGCTGGTTGTCGCCCATCTCGCCGTCAAGCTCGGCGCGTGGGGTGAGGGCCGCCACGGAATCGACGACCAGCACGTCGACTGCGCCGGAGCGCACCAGCGTGTCGGCGATCTCCAGCGCCTGCTCGCCCGCGTCGGGCTGGGAGATGAGCAGATCGTCGAGGTTCACGCCCAGCTTGCGGGCATAGATCGGGTCGAGCGCGTGCTCGGCATCGATGAAAGCGCAGGTGCCGCCGCGCTTCTGAGATTCGGCAATGGTGTGAAGTGCGAGCGTGGTCTTGCCCGAGGATTCGGGACCGTAAATCTCGACGACGCGCCCCTTGGGCAGGCCGCCGATGCCCAGCGCGATGTCGAGCCCCAGAGAACCGGTGGGAATGCTCTCAATCTCAAGGGCTTTTCCACCCTTGCCGAGCCGCATGATGGAGCCCTTGCCGAAATGCCGCTCGATCTGCGAGAGGGCGGCATCCAGCGCCTTGGTCTTGTCCATGGAAGAACCTTCGACGAGTCGGAGTGTCGCCTGAGTCATCGCCGCGCTCCGGTGCTGGTGCAAGGGAAATAAGAACGTAGCAGTTGTACCTGTTTTGTTCTCAGTTCGCAATATGTTCTCTTTCGTCCACAGCGTGTGGATAACATTTCGTATATCCGCAGCACCGCGGCATCGCCCCACCGCCAAGCTGACGCGTCCAGTGCAGGTCGGCCGGCGCAACTCTTTCGCACCTGCAGTGAAACCACGACCCGACCCGCCGCGTTCAGGCGAAAGAACCCGGTCCACGTCCGCATCCTCGGTCCACATCGCGCCGGCGACGCCGGAGGAGAGACACATGCGCATCGCCCAGATCGCGCCGCTCATCGAGAGCGTGCCGCCGCGTCGTTACGGAGGAACCGAACGCATCGTCTCCTATCTTACCGAGGAGCTGGTGGCGCAGGGTCATGAGGTAACGCTGTTCGCCAGCGGCGATTCGCTCACGTCCGCACAGCTGGAGCCCATGTGCGAGATGGGCCTGCGCCTGTCGCCGGGTCCGGTCGACCCCATCGTGTTCCACATGCTCATGCTGGAGCGGGTGCGCCGGCGGGCGGACGAATTCGACGTAATCCATGTGCACGTCGACGTTTTGCACTATCCCGTGCTGAAGGAGCACGCGCCGCGCACGCTCACGACCTTGCACGGCCGCCTCGACAGCGTCGCCGCGCACCGGCTCTATGCGCTGTATGACGAGTTTCCGCTGGTCTCGATCTCCAACCACCAGCGCAAGCCCATGCCGCCGGTGAACTGGGCGTCGACCGTCTATCATGGCCTGCCGGAGAGCCTGCTGCCCTTCAATGCGGCGGGCGGCGAATATCTGGCCTTCCTCGGCCGCATCTCGCCGGAGAAGCGGCCGGACCGCGCCATCGAGATCGCTGCCCGCTCCGGCCTGCCGCTCAAGATCGCCGCCAAGGTGGATCGGGTGGACGAGGATTACTGGGAACAGAAGATCCGCCCCATGGTCGAGGCGACCCCCGGCGTCGAGTACATCGGCGAGATCGACGAGCGGCAGAAGGCGCAGTTCCTCGGCAATGCCAGGGCTCTGCTCTTCCCGATCGATTGGCCCGAACCGTTCGGACTGGTGATGATCGAGGCCATGTCCTGCGGCACGCCCACCATCGCCTATGGGTGCGGCTCTGTACCGGAGGTGCTGGAGAACGGCCTTACCGGCTTCATCGTCGCCGATCAGGACGAGGCGGTGGCGCGCGTCGGCGAGCTTGACCGGCTAGATCGGGCCGCCATTCGCCGCACCTTCGTGAAACGCTTCTCGGCGGCGCGAATGGCGCGGGATTATGTGGCCCTCTACGAGCGCCTTGCCGCACCCGTGCCCCCCCGCATGACGTTGCGCGAACTGATCGACGGGCGCGTCAATGCCCCCACCTGATGCCGCGGCCCGCGCCGCTGCCGCAGACCCGCAGGAGCCGGGCTATGCCATCGCGGCCAGCGCCTCGCAGATCGAGGCGATGCCGCGCACGCTCAAGCACGACGAGACCTTCGCCGTGTTCGATGCCCATGGCGACGCCGTCCCCGGCCTTGCCAGCAACCATGGCCTGTTCCACCGCGACACGCGGCATCTCTCGCAGTTCTTCCTCACCATCGATGGCGTGCGCCCGCTGCTGCTCGGCTCCACAGTGCGCGATGACAACGCGACGCTGAGCTGCGACCTCACCAATCCGGACCTTCCCGCCCGCAGCGACCAGTCCGAACTGGCGCACGACCTCATCCATCTGCGCCGGTCGCGCTTCCTGTTCCGGGGGGCGTGCCATGAGTGCCTGTCCATCCGCAATTTCGACGGCGAGACCCGGACCTTCGAGATCGGCCTGTTCTTCGATGCCGATTTCGTGGACCTCTTCGAGGTGCGTGGCTCCCATCGGGCGAAGCGCGGCCGCATCGCGGCGCCGGTCGTTGGCGAAAGCCATGTCGGTCTCTCCTATCGCGGCCTTGATGCGCGCACCCGGACCACGCGCCTCGCCTTCGCCCCGACGCCGACCTCGCTCAAGGCCGACCGCGCACTTTACCGGCTCACGCTGAAGCCCGGCGAGGGCTTCTTGATCTTCGTGGAAATCCGCTGTGACGGTGTTGAGCCGGGGCGTGATGCGCGGCAGGCGTTCCGGCTCGGCCTCAAGGACATCCGGGCCGACATGCGGGCGCGAACGGCGCGCTCGGCGGGCGTGTCCTCCTCCAACGATCATTTCAACGAGGGATTGCGGCGGGCGGTGAGCGACCTCAACGTGCTCATCACCGATCTGCCGGAGGGCCCCTACCCTTACGCGGGCGTGCCCTGGTTCTCGACCGTGTTCGGGCGCGACGCCCTGATCACGGCGTTCGAGACCCTGTGGGTGACACCCTCACTGGCGCGCGGCGTACTGCTGCATCTCGCCGCCAATCAGGCCACCACCTTTGATCCGGAGGCGGATGCCGAGCCCGGCAAGATCCTTCACGAGGTGCGCTTCGGCGAGATGGCGGAACTCGGGGAGGTGCCGTTCCGTCGCTATTACGGCAGTATCGATTCTACCCCGCTGTTCGTGATGCTGGCCGGCGCTTATCTCGAGCGCACCGGCGACATCGAGACGCTGCGCCAGCTGTGGCCGTCTCTCGATGCGGCGCTGGGCTGGATGCGTGAGCACGGCGACCGCGATGGGGACGGCTTCATCGAATATGGCCGCCGGCGCGGCGACGGGCTGGTGAACCAGGGCTGGAAGGACAGCCACGACAGCATCTTCCACGCGGATGGCCGGCTCGCCAACGGCCCCATCGCGCTCGTCGAAGTGCAGGGCTATGCCTATGCCGCGTGGAATGCGGCCGCCGCCATCGCCCGGGCACTCGGCGAACCGGCTGCGGCGGAGGCCTACGCAGCGCGGGCGCGCGACTTGCGGACAGCCTTCGACGCCGCCTTCTTCGATCCGGCTTTGGGCACGTACGTGCTGGCGCTCGATGGCGACAAGGCACCCTGCCGCGTGCGCACATCCAATGCCGGCCACGCCTTGTTTTCCGGCATCGCTTTGCCCGAGCGGGCGGAAGCGGTGGCGGCGTGCCTGATGGACACCAGTTCGTTCTCCGGCTGGGGCGTGCGGACGCTGGCGGCGGGCGAGGCGCGCTTCAATCCCATGAGCTACCACAATGGCTCGGTGTGGCCGCACGATAACGCCGTGGTGGCGATGGGCCTCGCCCGCTATGGCTTCCGGGCCGAGGCGGCGCGCATCTTCGAGGGGCTGTTTCGCGCGTCCGTCTATTTCGACCTGAGGCGCATTCCCGAATTGTTCTGCGGCTTCGCCCGCCAGCGCAATCGGGGGCCCGTGGGTTATCCGGTCGCCTGCGCCCCCCAGGCCTGGGCAGCGGCGGCGCCACTCGCGCTTCTCCAGGCCTCGCTCGGCCTCAGCTTCGACGTGGCCGAGCGGCGCGCGGTGTTCGAGCGGCCGATGCTGCCCGAATTCCTGGACACCCTCACCCTCACCGGTCTCGCCGTCGCGGACGGTCGGATCGACGTGAAGGTGGAGCGGGTGGACGCCACAGCCGCCCTGTCCGTGATCAACCGACAGGGCGACGTGGGCATCCGGGTGGAGGCGTGATCTCTACGCCGCCGGCGGGTAATTGGAGGGGAAGAGCGCCTTGCGCGATTCCTCGTCGCCCATGGGCTTGAAGCTGTGGTCCTTGCCCACCTCGCGGGCACGGACTGCGGCGGGGCGGGCATCGATCTCGGCCAACCACCGCTTGATGTGTGGGAAGCGCGCCAGCGGATCCTCCTCGCCCTTCAACACCCGCCCGGCCCGAAGCACCCAGCCCCAAAGCGACATGTCGGCGATGGTGTAGTCGTTGCCGGTGACATAGGGGCGGGTCGCCAGCAGGTCGTCGAGCACCTGATAGTGCCGCTCCGCTTCGCGCCGGTAGCGGTTGACGGCATAGCCGAGCCCTTCGGGCGCGGCGTGCTGGAAGTGCACCGCCTGGCCGGAGAACGGCCCGAGCCCGCTGGCGATGAAGAGCAGCCAGGAGAGCAGCTCCGGCCGGTCCTTCGGATCACCGCCGAAGCGGCCCGTCTTTTCCGCCAGATAGATGAGAATGGCGGTGGAATCGAACACCCGCGCCTCTCCGCCCCCCGGCCCCTCCGTATCGACGATGGCCGGCACCTTGCCGTTGGGATTGATGGCGCGGAACGCCGGCTCGTGCTGCTCGCCCTTCGCCGTGTCGACGGGCACGATCTCGTAGGGAAGGCCGGTCTCCTCCAGGAAGAGCGCGACCTTCGCCGGGTTGGGCGTGGGATGAAAATAGAAGCGGATCACCGGGACCACCCTTCGCTGGCAGACGCCGAAGCGGCGCATTGCGTTTTAGAACGACTGATATAGAATGCACGCATCAGACGGCTGCGCAAGCTGTCGGCATCGGAAAATGCGTTCTGCGCGGTTTTAGATCGCGTGAATGCCAGTAGAGGGATGATCCCGCATGATCGACCTGCATTATTGGCCAACCCCGAATGGCCACAAGATCACGTTGTTTCTGGAAGAAGCAGGCCTAGACTATAAGATCATCCCGGTTGACATCAGCGCCGGTGACCAGTTCAAGCCCGACTTCCTCGCCATCGCCCCGAACAACCGGATGCCGGCCATCGTCGATCACGCACCGGCAGACGGCGGGGCGCCCATTTCGATCTTCGAATCCGGCGCCATCCTGC
The nucleotide sequence above comes from Xanthobacter flavus. Encoded proteins:
- the alaS gene encoding alanine--tRNA ligase; translation: MSGVNEIRSSFIDYFVKEGHEAVASSPLVPHNDPTLMFTNAGMVQFKNVFTGVEKRPYSRAVTSQKCVRAGGKHNDLDNVGYTARHHTFFEMLGNFSFGDYFKDRAIELAWNLVTRTFELPKDRLLVTVYSEDEEAYGLWKKIAGLSDDRIIRISSSDNFWSMGDTGPCGPCSEIFFDHGPHIFGGPPGSADQDGDRFIEIWNLVFMQYEQLPGGERVGLPRPSIDTGMGLERISAVLQGTHDNYETDLMRALIAEVAEFTGVDPEGPQKASHRVIADHLRASVFLTADGVLPSNEGRGYVLRRIMRRAMRHAQLLGAKDPLMHRLVPILVREMGRAYPEIVRAEPLAEETLLLEETRFRRTLERGLSILEEESQGLVSGASFPGDVAFKLYDTYGFPLDLTQDALRARGISVDTDAFDAAMARQKAEARANWAGSGEAATDTLWFAVRDKVGATDFLGYDTEKAEGVVTALVRDGAEIGALNAGETGLVVLNQTPFYAESGGQVGDTGRMTGEGGIVVEVRATQKKLGDLFLHDVKVESGTLKPGTALVLEVEHGRRAAVRANHSATHLLHEALRRVLGEHVAQKGSLVAPDRLRFDFSHPKPLSEAEVAEVEEIANRFVLRNEPVETRILAVDDAIKSGARALFGEKYGEEVRVVSMGTDDGNGAPYSVELCGGTHVKRTGDIGLISVVSEGAVASGVRRIEALTARAARKHLNGANAALIATASALKAPVAEVEARVAALVEERRKLERELAETRKKLAMGGSRGSADAVRTVGDIKLLARQVEGIEIKDLKGLVDEGKKQIGSGVVAIVGVTSDGKAGIVVGVTADLTARVDAVALVRRGAEALGGKGGGGRPDMAQAGGPDGDKAEAALSAIEAALAN
- the recA gene encoding recombinase RecA; its protein translation is MTQATLRLVEGSSMDKTKALDAALSQIERHFGKGSIMRLGKGGKALEIESIPTGSLGLDIALGIGGLPKGRVVEIYGPESSGKTTLALHTIAESQKRGGTCAFIDAEHALDPIYARKLGVNLDDLLISQPDAGEQALEIADTLVRSGAVDVLVVDSVAALTPRAELDGEMGDNQPGLQARLMSQALRKLTASISKSNTMVIFINQIRMKIGVMYGSPETTTGGNALKFYASIRLDIRRIGAIKERDEVVGNQTRVKVVKNKLAPPFKQVEFDIMYGEGVSKTGELLDLGVKAGVVEKSGAWFSHDSQRLGQGRENAKTFLKQNQEVAARIEAAIRQNAGLIAEKILAGDPEEDAEGSAADA
- a CDS encoding glycosyltransferase family 4 protein; this encodes MRIAQIAPLIESVPPRRYGGTERIVSYLTEELVAQGHEVTLFASGDSLTSAQLEPMCEMGLRLSPGPVDPIVFHMLMLERVRRRADEFDVIHVHVDVLHYPVLKEHAPRTLTTLHGRLDSVAAHRLYALYDEFPLVSISNHQRKPMPPVNWASTVYHGLPESLLPFNAAGGEYLAFLGRISPEKRPDRAIEIAARSGLPLKIAAKVDRVDEDYWEQKIRPMVEATPGVEYIGEIDERQKAQFLGNARALLFPIDWPEPFGLVMIEAMSCGTPTIAYGCGSVPEVLENGLTGFIVADQDEAVARVGELDRLDRAAIRRTFVKRFSAARMARDYVALYERLAAPVPPRMTLRELIDGRVNAPT
- a CDS encoding amylo-alpha-1,6-glucosidase, with amino-acid sequence MPPPDAAARAAAADPQEPGYAIAASASQIEAMPRTLKHDETFAVFDAHGDAVPGLASNHGLFHRDTRHLSQFFLTIDGVRPLLLGSTVRDDNATLSCDLTNPDLPARSDQSELAHDLIHLRRSRFLFRGACHECLSIRNFDGETRTFEIGLFFDADFVDLFEVRGSHRAKRGRIAAPVVGESHVGLSYRGLDARTRTTRLAFAPTPTSLKADRALYRLTLKPGEGFLIFVEIRCDGVEPGRDARQAFRLGLKDIRADMRARTARSAGVSSSNDHFNEGLRRAVSDLNVLITDLPEGPYPYAGVPWFSTVFGRDALITAFETLWVTPSLARGVLLHLAANQATTFDPEADAEPGKILHEVRFGEMAELGEVPFRRYYGSIDSTPLFVMLAGAYLERTGDIETLRQLWPSLDAALGWMREHGDRDGDGFIEYGRRRGDGLVNQGWKDSHDSIFHADGRLANGPIALVEVQGYAYAAWNAAAAIARALGEPAAAEAYAARARDLRTAFDAAFFDPALGTYVLALDGDKAPCRVRTSNAGHALFSGIALPERAEAVAACLMDTSSFSGWGVRTLAAGEARFNPMSYHNGSVWPHDNAVVAMGLARYGFRAEAARIFEGLFRASVYFDLRRIPELFCGFARQRNRGPVGYPVACAPQAWAAAAPLALLQASLGLSFDVAERRAVFERPMLPEFLDTLTLTGLAVADGRIDVKVERVDATAALSVINRQGDVGIRVEA
- a CDS encoding glutathione S-transferase family protein → MIRFYFHPTPNPAKVALFLEETGLPYEIVPVDTAKGEQHEPAFRAINPNGKVPAIVDTEGPGGGEARVFDSTAILIYLAEKTGRFGGDPKDRPELLSWLLFIASGLGPFSGQAVHFQHAAPEGLGYAVNRYRREAERHYQVLDDLLATRPYVTGNDYTIADMSLWGWVLRAGRVLKGEEDPLARFPHIKRWLAEIDARPAAVRAREVGKDHSFKPMGDEESRKALFPSNYPPAA